The Lonchura striata isolate bLonStr1 chromosome 9, bLonStr1.mat, whole genome shotgun sequence region GCCTTATTGTTCTGAAGGATTGTTAACCCTAGGCAGACTTGCAGAGAATATTAAcactcctctctgctctccagagTGATGCACTGATTGAGGTGCAACCACTCTCAGAAGTTAGTAAAATTCTTAAAAGTAATTTCAAGACCAGACTAAGTCAAgacacttttattttttgcttggTGTATAAAACTGATTCCCGTATGAAACAGAAATACATAACTAGCATACAGTTCATCTGGAGAGGTAGATGGTAAGAAGTTTGACGACAGTAGCACTTTAAGAGTTAGATTTGGCACATTAAAGCTAAGCTTTTTACAGACTTCAAACCAGGCCACTCCTCGAGGCACTCTGCCCATACACACATCAGCAGGTAGGAAAAGATGCTAAAagatctgaaaaacaaaaccaaaatctaGTTAGAAAGGTATCACTACTAAATGAGGCAAATCAAAGAATACTTATGTTTCAGAGGATGCCATGAACAGCTATTTAGGAAAAGATATACTCTTTTTCCCCAGCTGTTTATTTTTGAAACTAATAAAACTTTAAGTCATGCCTGAAGATGCAATAAGATAATCAAAGCTATTCTAAAAACTGAAGCTTAGTGTCTCCTTGGAACCAAACTTCCAAGTGGAAGGATAGAAGAAGCCGTTTCCCTCACTTTGTGCTCACCAAAACGCCAGGTTTCTATTCTGCCTTTGAAAAGCAAGGAATTTGTTGTGTAACTTAACAAATTACACTTCCTCTTCAGTGAGGTGGTGCTGACTGCATACACGAACACTACTGGTTCACCAAAACACAAGGAATCACCTTTTTTAAGGAAGTGCCTGCAACAGATGCTGCAAAGTGAAGGAGTTTCACATATAGGTAGAGTAACTAAAACATTCTTAGTTCCATTCCAAAGGctgtaacagaaagaaaatattaagccTTCTATGTCCTGTGTATGCAGGTGTGATGTGAGACAGAGGAAACATTGTTTCCCTACATCCACACCCAGGAATCCAGGAATTTCTTAACCTTGGCAAACCCCGGTGGGAAATTGTGTGTGTCACAGATTAAGTACAGTTTATTTGCCTTTGTATAAATTATCAGTCTATAATGCTTACAGATGATCTGATTTCTTCCTTGGATTAGTGCTTACAGCTGAAGCTACACTTGTGTAGCACCCaagagtattttttaaataatagtaATTGGCAAAAATTCACAATAGAAGTAACTTTAAAAGCTACAAGAACTCTGAAGCATATTTCAATTATACTGTTGTAATCCTCTGCTCAAAACAATGTGGGAAGTGGTTTTGCTTGTTAAATGGTTAAGTATCAACTTCTGTACTGTTACTACTCTGGTCTTTAAACATGGTTAAACTGCTAGTACACACATCTGGAACTTTTCTACTGTCTGCTTGAGGGGAGAATAATTTTAACAATTCAATCTGACTGTGGACACCTTTCAATAAAGCTGCCTAACAGCACAATTTAAATCTAGGAAACTACAATTCTTTGGATGATAGAAGTCAGCTacataaacagaatttttcaaGGTTAAAACTCGCTATGAGATTTGTAAGGATTATGAACTACAGTTAACTGTGTAGCAGGTGCTTTGAAATAACATCTGTGCTCTCATCTCCAACAGATTTAAGTCAAGGGGCAACAGGAAAAGGCAACATGGCAAAATCATCATGCATGCATTTACTGTGGTCAAAATAACCAAGTTATTGTGACTGAATTTTGGTGAAACTATTGCGGATCTAAAACTCACCTTTCTAAAGAGCTTAGCCTAAAATCTAGTCACCAAAATGGCAGATGAGTGATAGCAGTAGTGCTAATGAATCTATAAAAGTTCTGGAATGAAAATCCAAATGAGTATTCCACTGTTTCTAGTTATTTAAACTGCTACTCCTGTAGTAGCTTACTTGAGTGGTGTATGGGCTTTTAAATGTAAATACTTCTTAAAAAGTATATACGTTTTTCTTTTGGCAGAGAGGGCATCTCCCCCTGACAGTGGTCAGTGCTCTTCTTGGGGATCACCACCACTAATCTGTTTTTGGAATTGTTCTTTAAAAGTTTAAGAACTGAAATCTGTTTTATCTGCCAAAATCAGGATTCACCACATATGCTGTCAGGTGATTAATTCTATGTGAGAAAAGGGAAGTAATACCCTTACAGAGAGCACAGCACAATTATTGTTCATCTGTGTTAGTCCAAATAGCAGCTCAGTAGTAGCTGGTCCCACCATTTTGCTATAGCAACACAAACTGGTGGAATCTCTGCAACAGCAAAGTGCTGCTCATAATGCCTACGGCCAGCAAGTGTCCAGTACAGAGCTATGACCAGAAAAGGGAAGAAGGGACCAGAAATGGGATCTAGACCAACACCACCTGCACAAGTCAGATACTTGTTACTGAATGCCTTTCATAGAGTCTGTCTCATTTAAATGACAAAAGAGTTTATGAATTGTAATTCAAGAACTTACCATTGAAAGATACCGAAGTTGTTGACATAATTACAAAAATGAACAAACTTTCTGGGGTCTGAATGGATTTGTACTTGATGATACTCCCGTCAGTAGGGGATCATGTTGTGCATTCTGCAGGCAGAATTGCTTCAAGTCAGCTGCAGCCTGAGAAACCTAATTATAACAAAAGCTGGTATTAGAATTCACTGAACACTCTTTACCGAGGACGTGGTTTTTATGTTGAAAAGTATAAAGAATACTACTAAATTATTCTGCAATACAGTTTATGTAGATTTTATGCAATAATTTCATTgtagtttttttgtttcttaaatacATAAGATGAACAATATAAGAATGAGAAGTGATTTGGAAGTTTTAGTTTTCTTGTTAAACTTTTAAGTATGAAGGGTGACACATGAGCAAGATCTTGGAgatgattttattaaatatatgaAGATCCTTTTTCTAgcataaagaattaaaaaatactgtctCATGGTTTAACATGTTCTACTCGACTGAACTCATATTTCAGGCTCCCTTGGAAAGCCATCCTTATGATATGACAATGGGGTTCTGAGCACCCTTATAAAGACAATGGGGGTTTTGGCATGCTGTACCTTCCTAAAAACTGAACCgtgaaaaattatttgtcttGCTTTTTTTTGCCGTAACCCTGAACTCATAAAATAGAACAATCGAAGTTTCAAAAAGTTGCATCTTCCACTGACACTCAGCGTCTGCAGTTTGCCCGGTTTCTCCGCCGTGCCAGGCGCGGTCTCGCCCCGGCGCGGCACAAGTTCAACGCACTTCGTGTGCCTGGCAGCGACATCTCCATCTTGCCGTGCCGGGGCCAGCCCAGCCTTCTGAGGCGGCCTCTCGGCAGAGCCCGAAGGAAGGGCGCTCCCGGCCCCCAGGGCACGAACGGGCGGCGCGGGCCGCGTCCATCGCCCCGGGGAGCGCTTCGGCCGGGGAGCGGCCCCCGGCCCgaggggcggcggggagcgAGCGGCCGAGCCCGGGCAGGCGTGGCTGTGGAGCGGCCGCGCTGCCGGTCCGGGCTCGCCTCGGCGGGGGAACCCCGACGGAGCCCCGGCAGAAGCGCGGAAAAGCCGGGGCGCCGCCGCCCAGCCGGGTCCGCGGGGCGGGGCAGGTGGGAaccggcggccccggcgcggccccggcccggcccgggcgcggccccggcccggggcggtGAAATGGCGGCGCGTCcgccccgtcccgtcccgtcccgtcgcGGCTCCGCGCTCACCTTCACGCGGGTCACGCTCGCCTCCAGGCGCAGCTGCTGCACCACCTTCTTCATGGCCGCCACGTTGGAGGAGCCCGACATGGCGGGGTCGGCGGCGGGCTCGGCTCGGCTCTCCCGGCACAACTTCCCGGCGCGGCCACAACTCGGGGCCGCGGCGCCTGCGCAGCgggcccgggcggggccggccgtGTGCCCGGGACGGGACCCGCCCGCCGCGCAGAAACTGCCCCCGCCCCCGAGCGCTGATGCTGGGACTCGAACAGCGAGGTGGCGAATCTTAGTGATAATAGCCTCTGGGTTCCAAGGTTGGAGGTTATTTTGCGATGCAATGAATGAAGTTCCTGAGTTCGTGCTGGCAGTTTGAGTGCTGCCTGGAGGATCAGTTTGCTAGTCCTGGTTCACTGCAGAAAGTGCCCGGGAGCGGCAGTGAAGTGCGGCATGGGGTGACACCAGGCGCTGCGAGGTGCAGCATCTCCCCTGTACGAGGGAGCCGTGGCAGAGCCCGTGCTGTGCCTGCCTCCGGCGGGCAGTGACGGCGCCGTCGTGGGGTGCCACGCTCGGGAGCTTGCAGGGAAAGACACGGGCCCTGTTAAGTAGGTATTTCCCACTGGCATGAGGAAATCTTAATTCCACAGCGCCAGAGCGAGACTTGGAAGGTCTGGTCACTGTACTCAAGAGCAGGTGAATTAGAAGTAGCTGGGGTACAAGGAGGAGAGGATTAGAGAGATCTATCGAGTAGCCTGTCAGTTCCCAGGAACAGGGGTATGATGATCTGAGCTCTGTCAGTCCAGAGGAAGAGCTGATGCTTGTTTCTCAAGGGGATGTGTTACAGCCCATGAACCAGCAgcatttcctctttcttcttgagCAGTGAAAGGCTGTGCACAACACCATGTACTGGGTGTGCTCTCAGGTAGCTGTTTAAAGGACCTAGTGAAAGAATACCCTGGTTCCCAGTCCTAGGCTCAAACCTGGCACAGGGAGTTGCATTTTTAATCTGTCATAACTTTGTAAGTTTTTTTTATACTCCTAAACACTTTGCTCACAAAATCTAGTATCTAGTGTGGCGAGAAGTTGTAGAAAAATCAGATAATGTAAAGATGTGTATTGAAACTGAGCTTTTACATGCACCTTGTCTACATCTGTGCAAAACCTGTCAATTCAGCTAAAACTGTGGGGAATagacattttaattaatttaattgagTCTCGTATTACCTACTTAAGACAATATACAGTATAGCTGAAAAGACTGACAGCAGTCAGGTATGAGCACATAGGGCAGAATGTATTCATTCTCACAGCTACTTTTGTTGAAAGGCTGAGcaaaaccagagaaaataaGTGCATATACCCATTTTGTTTGCTGTTCTAGTCTGCAGCAGAGGTGTAGAATACATGTCTAAAGTGGTAACCTCATTTCAGGTCGTGGACATCTGCCACTGCCCTATATTTTCTAGTGTAAGTTTATTTCACTGAGGCATCAAATTAAATTAGGATCCTCACTGATTTCAGTGGGTTTATATCTGCCTGGGTATTGTTGCTTGCTAATGACTCTTAGATAATTGCTAATTAATTCTTCTATGGGTACTATGCAATGCTGCAGTACATTAGCATTAACAATAACTAGTACCTGGCCAGTGAATcactgtcttaaaaaaaaaacaacaaacctctTTTATTATAATCCAGGAGAGGGAATAGCAGCCTTGCTGATATTCCTGTGGCTTGGAAGCTGTTGATAACTGTGTTGTTCAGTCAGCTTGACAATCTTAGTGCTGCCTGAGTCAGCTTTCCAAAGGATTCCTAGGTCAAAGTACAGGCCACTTCCATTAGCTGTGAAATTAGAGGAAGATGTTAAGGGTGTAATTGTCTACGGCCCTGAGCTCTTGTTCCCATGAACTTGATTTCTTAGCctctgtgagattttttttcattcctcatTCCTCACCATAGAAGCCaaacttttattatttctaGATGAGATGGCTGTAATGAACTCTAGTTTGCATAACTTTTAAAGGGACACCCTGAAGCAAGTGACTGGTATGTGACTGTTTTCTGCCAGCCAGTGGCAGCAAGTGACAGATTAATATCATTGTATTTTCCTAGCAGCTGCActggcaaataattttttagataAATTTCTGCCCTATATCTCAGGATCTGGATACCTAGATACTTTCCCCCCATTATACACTGTAGATGTGTCCACTCTGCAGACTTTGGtctcctctgcctcctgcctgtGCTCCAGAGCAGTTTTATGATCTTTTACTACATGCTTGAGGTGTGAACTGAAGGCCTGTAGGGCTGCTTGCAAGTGCAAACAAACCTTGACAGGGTAGTGTTGAAGACCTGTTCAAATGGAAGGCCTGGCAGGTTCTTGTGTATACTGTTTGCTGAGAATGCCACGTGCTATCCCCCAATGCCTGTGCTTTGCCTGAGGATTGAGAGCTGCCTGGGCCAAAATCATCCTACCATTAAATCAGTGTGGGTGATTAACAGTCTGCATTTGTTCCCTGGTTTCTTATATGGCAGCATAGAACAATTGGTATTTGGTATGCCTCTGGAACATTTGGATTTATTGTGCTGAGATAGATGCTTTTTATTCGGTAGTGATTTTTCTACTGGGCTCATTACCTAAATATATTACCTAAATATATTACCTAAATATATGTAGTACATTAAATGATGCAATTCATATTTGTGTCAGCATTCTCATTCTCAAATCATGGTAGAAATGTTCACACTGcagtgtttggtttttatttgaaatacatttGCATGCACACACCCAACTGTGAATTTGTGCTGGAGAAGACAAAAGCAAAGGAATGTGCCTGCTGCTTAAAGTGGACAGTGCTGAAGGCTCCTCTAGCCCTGGGTGCTTGAAGGGAATGTTCAAGAGTCCTGGTGCAGCCTCATGAAACTGTGTCACTTAAATGGAAGTGCATGACTGTAGCTTCCAGAGGTGTTGTTCTTCATCTGCAGATGAGCAACAGCATTCTGAAGAAGTAAATTTCATATTTTGTCTGCTTCCATATTCTCCCTTTGCATGAGGCTGGTACAATGTGAATCTTGCTGGTTAATGTTAGGACAGCCCTTACAGTGCAGTGTTCTGAGTGCCACACCAAGACTGGCTGTAACTGGGTTCAGTTCTAGGACACAGTTCTCAGTTTTGGTCATTCTGTCTGTGCAAGCCAGCATGTACAGACCATTATCTTCCCCCTCCTACTAACTAGCCATCATTATTTGATCTTACAGATGTATTAATGTATGACAACATTCTAGGGTGTCTCCTCACATCACATTAAGAGTACTGCGGGAGAGGCTTGGAGAGTACCTGGGTGGAGTGCCAGTCGCAgataaattcagatttttaaaatgcattggGAAAAAACTAGCAGTggtaagttatttttttttctttggtgctCTT contains the following coding sequences:
- the GNG5 gene encoding guanine nucleotide-binding protein G(I)/G(S)/G(O) subunit gamma-5, which codes for MSGSSNVAAMKKVVQQLRLEASVTRVKVSQAAADLKQFCLQNAQHDPLLTGVSSSTNPFRPQKVCSFL